Proteins from one Paraburkholderia sp. BL10I2N1 genomic window:
- a CDS encoding thymidylate synthase, translating into MKQYLDLVRQILDTGTWQENRTGIRTISMPGAMMRFDLQQGFPAVTTKKLAFKSAVGELVGFLRASRSAAEFRALGCKVWDANANDNPHWLANPYREGPDDLGDVYGVQWRKWPAYKVLDASKAAQIDDATARGFHVITEFAEEGGRKVLLYKAIDQLRQCLDTIMQNPSDRRILFHAWNPAVLDQIALPACHLLYQFLPNVTKREISLCLYIRSNDVGLGTPFNLTEGAALLHLVGRLTGYTPRWFTYFIGDAHIYENQLDMLQQQLTRKPFESPSFAISDRVPAYAQTGVYEPEWLEKIEPSDFSLVGYRHHEPLTAPMAV; encoded by the coding sequence ATGAAACAATACCTCGACCTCGTCCGCCAGATCCTGGATACCGGCACGTGGCAGGAAAACCGCACGGGCATCCGCACGATCAGCATGCCCGGCGCGATGATGCGCTTCGATCTGCAGCAGGGTTTCCCTGCCGTCACCACCAAAAAGCTGGCTTTCAAATCGGCCGTGGGCGAACTGGTCGGGTTTCTGCGCGCATCGCGCAGCGCGGCGGAGTTTCGGGCGCTCGGCTGCAAGGTCTGGGACGCGAACGCAAACGACAATCCCCACTGGCTTGCGAATCCCTATCGCGAGGGTCCCGACGACCTCGGCGACGTTTATGGCGTGCAATGGCGCAAGTGGCCTGCCTACAAGGTGCTGGATGCGAGCAAGGCGGCGCAGATCGACGACGCGACTGCGCGCGGTTTTCACGTGATCACGGAGTTCGCGGAAGAGGGCGGCCGCAAGGTGCTGCTCTACAAGGCGATCGACCAATTGCGGCAGTGCCTCGATACGATCATGCAGAACCCGTCGGACCGCCGCATTCTGTTTCATGCGTGGAATCCGGCGGTGCTCGACCAGATTGCGCTGCCCGCGTGCCATCTGCTGTATCAGTTCCTGCCGAATGTGACGAAGCGGGAGATTTCCCTATGCCTGTATATACGCAGTAACGATGTGGGACTCGGCACGCCGTTCAATCTGACCGAAGGCGCGGCGCTGCTGCACCTCGTGGGCCGTCTGACGGGTTACACGCCGCGCTGGTTCACGTATTTCATCGGTGACGCGCACATCTACGAAAACCAGCTCGACATGCTGCAACAGCAGCTCACGCGGAAGCCGTTCGAGAGCCCGTCGTTTGCGATTTCAGACCGCGTGCCTGCCTATGCGCAGACCGGCGTCTATGAGCCGGAGTGGCTGGAGAAGATCGAGCCGTCGGACTTTTCGCTTGTCGGCTACCGGCACCACGAGCCGCTGACCGCGCCAATGGCCGTGTAG
- a CDS encoding peptidase C39, whose amino-acid sequence MKHIFTQFGFAFCASTCAFASGAFAADGTGGPPVPDFLSAHDVAPQQLSWQSVDDDVLAHQTGKYAGATMISGFVLSVLSQWKMPNGASAIAQGALTVAQNMENEITAKVNTMVKVTEDRVAAARHNNGASPAAHATGGQGVSVNGVSQVTQVAGDGNVGVNAAQIDFNNNAAQLANVAGGTNAPAASTSNSTGTIKAGISFSSGGVTVALQTPAGLATQTIAPNNAQQVGSIAQLLQIAGNNQQVANQLQLHLQTRQMSPLMQQQLGVLQALQNSRR is encoded by the coding sequence ATGAAGCATATCTTCACACAGTTCGGCTTTGCGTTTTGCGCCTCGACATGCGCATTCGCGAGCGGGGCTTTTGCCGCCGACGGCACCGGTGGACCGCCGGTGCCCGACTTTTTGTCCGCGCATGACGTAGCCCCACAACAACTCAGCTGGCAATCGGTGGACGACGACGTCCTCGCTCATCAGACCGGCAAATATGCCGGCGCAACGATGATCTCCGGGTTCGTGCTGAGCGTCCTTTCTCAATGGAAGATGCCCAACGGCGCGAGCGCAATCGCGCAAGGCGCCCTCACCGTCGCGCAGAACATGGAAAACGAGATCACCGCGAAGGTGAACACGATGGTGAAGGTCACAGAAGACAGGGTGGCCGCCGCCCGACACAACAACGGCGCCAGTCCGGCCGCCCACGCAACCGGCGGACAGGGCGTTTCGGTGAACGGGGTATCGCAGGTCACCCAGGTGGCAGGTGACGGCAACGTCGGCGTCAATGCTGCGCAGATCGATTTCAACAACAACGCGGCGCAGCTCGCCAACGTCGCAGGAGGCACGAATGCACCGGCTGCGAGCACCTCCAATTCGACCGGCACCATCAAAGCCGGCATTTCGTTCAGCAGCGGCGGCGTGACAGTCGCCTTGCAGACGCCCGCTGGTCTTGCCACGCAGACGATCGCGCCAAATAACGCACAACAGGTCGGCTCGATCGCGCAACTGCTGCAGATCGCAGGTAACAACCAGCAGGTCGCCAACCAGTTGCAGCTGCATCTGCAGACACGGCAGATGTCGCCACTCATGCAGCAGCAGCTTGGCGTTCTGCAAGCCCTGCAAAACTCAAGGAGATAA
- a CDS encoding DUF6600 domain-containing protein: MKTHTTSLLTFRRLTGYALLAVAPFTLAAQTAFAQAAPPDMAPDASAAASRNTDPPGRVARLNYTSGAVTTEPAGASDWSYAQVNRPLTTGDQLWNDKGARSEMHIGSTAVRLGQSTSLDVLNLDDSNTQLKVAQGTLSTRVRSLQPGSSYELDTPNLALGITAPGDYRVDVAPDGSSTTVTVRSGSATAYGDSGQVPLQAGQQITFAGTSLQQAADNGAPRADAFDQWAANRDAAEDRSISARYVSRDVPGYQDLDANGTWRSSPQYGEVWVPNAVPEGWAPYHDGHWVWQAPWGWTWVDDAPWGFAPYHYGRWAYVDDTWAWAPGPVEVSEPPVYAPALVAFVGDGDNWGVNLAIGGAVAAAGVAWFPLGPGEPWHPRGGDWSPHYYERVNQSIVANSYNRQVNITNINVHNNTYINYRAPGAVTAVPATAFVHGQPTGRYAQKVDPRQWRNPQINPGAPGIAPVRESFGPGMRNANYRPPANVTARTVVATRNPVVPAAYRDNLAQHFAQSGGRVPGAGNPVVRTSMPAHVDYGQPHGVPGVPAQNVRVVQSHAPGAMPGRNDQAAQRPVEAGPNGGHLPFAGAPNGAPREQGASGQPRPEAPAQMANARPQPGNGVPRPPQTGGGIQNGGPEHAGQAAVVGQHPDGQGQPRREPVWTQQHTPMALQAQGQPQQRGAPQQPGNQPFAQQPRQELHPQPQQELHPQQPQQVREVPHQPPVPQSAQQAPRAPEVHAQPEPRAQEFRPQPQAQAQPRTEPRPQPQVQAQPRPEPRPQPQVQAQPRPEPRPQPQVQAQPRPEPRPQPQPRPEFHPQPVQQAQQPRPEPRPQPAPQPQPHPQPPQVQQPHPQPQPHQDQHANGGHEEHRKS; the protein is encoded by the coding sequence ATGAAAACACACACTACGTCTCTGCTGACATTCCGTCGTCTTACAGGCTACGCCCTCCTTGCAGTGGCCCCGTTCACGCTCGCCGCCCAGACTGCTTTCGCACAGGCCGCGCCGCCCGACATGGCACCTGACGCATCGGCGGCGGCCTCGCGGAACACGGATCCGCCGGGGCGCGTCGCGCGGCTGAACTACACGTCGGGCGCCGTGACGACCGAGCCGGCCGGCGCAAGCGACTGGTCCTACGCGCAGGTCAACCGTCCGCTCACGACCGGCGACCAGCTCTGGAACGACAAAGGCGCGCGCTCGGAAATGCACATCGGCTCGACAGCCGTGCGGCTTGGCCAGTCCACGAGCCTCGACGTTCTCAACCTCGACGACAGCAACACCCAGCTGAAAGTCGCTCAAGGCACCCTGTCGACGCGCGTGCGCTCGCTGCAGCCGGGCTCGTCATATGAACTCGACACCCCGAATCTCGCCCTCGGTATCACGGCGCCGGGCGATTACCGCGTCGATGTCGCCCCCGACGGCAGCAGCACCACAGTGACCGTGCGCAGCGGCAGTGCAACCGCCTATGGCGACAGCGGGCAGGTGCCGCTTCAGGCGGGTCAACAGATCACGTTCGCGGGCACCAGCCTGCAACAGGCCGCCGACAACGGCGCGCCGCGCGCCGACGCCTTCGACCAGTGGGCCGCCAACCGCGACGCCGCCGAAGACCGCTCGATCTCCGCGCGCTACGTGTCGCGCGACGTGCCAGGCTATCAGGATCTCGACGCGAACGGCACATGGCGCAGCAGCCCGCAATACGGCGAGGTGTGGGTGCCGAACGCGGTGCCGGAGGGCTGGGCGCCGTATCACGACGGCCACTGGGTATGGCAGGCGCCGTGGGGCTGGACGTGGGTCGACGACGCCCCGTGGGGCTTCGCGCCCTACCACTATGGCCGCTGGGCCTATGTAGACGACACATGGGCCTGGGCTCCCGGGCCGGTTGAAGTCAGCGAGCCGCCGGTGTATGCGCCCGCGCTCGTGGCGTTCGTCGGCGACGGCGACAACTGGGGCGTCAATCTGGCGATCGGCGGCGCGGTGGCCGCGGCAGGTGTCGCGTGGTTCCCGCTCGGCCCCGGCGAGCCGTGGCACCCGCGCGGCGGCGACTGGAGTCCGCACTATTACGAGCGCGTCAACCAGTCGATCGTGGCGAACAGCTATAACCGCCAGGTGAACATCACCAACATCAACGTCCACAACAACACGTACATCAACTACCGCGCGCCGGGCGCGGTGACGGCCGTCCCGGCGACCGCGTTCGTGCATGGCCAGCCAACCGGTCGCTATGCGCAAAAGGTCGACCCCCGCCAGTGGCGTAACCCGCAGATCAATCCGGGCGCCCCGGGCATTGCACCGGTGCGTGAAAGCTTCGGGCCGGGCATGCGCAACGCCAATTACCGGCCGCCGGCAAACGTAACGGCTCGCACGGTCGTCGCGACGCGTAATCCAGTTGTGCCTGCGGCGTATCGCGATAATCTCGCGCAGCATTTTGCGCAGAGCGGTGGCCGGGTGCCGGGCGCTGGCAATCCCGTTGTGCGGACTTCGATGCCAGCACACGTCGATTACGGTCAGCCGCATGGCGTGCCGGGCGTACCGGCGCAAAACGTGCGGGTAGTTCAGTCGCACGCGCCGGGCGCGATGCCGGGCCGCAACGACCAGGCTGCACAGCGGCCAGTCGAAGCTGGGCCGAACGGCGGGCATCTGCCGTTTGCCGGCGCACCCAACGGCGCGCCCCGCGAGCAAGGCGCTTCGGGACAGCCGCGTCCAGAGGCGCCGGCACAGATGGCCAATGCGCGGCCACAGCCGGGCAACGGTGTGCCGCGTCCGCCGCAGACCGGCGGCGGCATTCAGAACGGCGGACCAGAACACGCCGGACAGGCGGCCGTTGTAGGACAGCACCCGGATGGGCAGGGTCAGCCGCGTCGAGAGCCGGTCTGGACGCAGCAGCACACGCCCATGGCCCTCCAGGCGCAAGGGCAACCGCAGCAGCGTGGTGCGCCTCAGCAGCCGGGTAATCAGCCCTTTGCGCAACAACCGCGGCAGGAGTTGCATCCGCAGCCCCAGCAGGAGTTGCACCCGCAGCAGCCCCAACAGGTACGCGAGGTACCGCATCAACCACCCGTGCCCCAGTCAGCCCAGCAAGCGCCACGCGCGCCGGAAGTCCACGCGCAGCCGGAGCCGCGTGCGCAGGAATTCCGTCCGCAACCTCAGGCGCAAGCGCAACCACGGACGGAACCGCGCCCGCAACCTCAGGTGCAGGCGCAACCACGGCCGGAACCGCGCCCGCAGCCTCAGGTGCAGGCGCAACCACGGCCGGAACCGCGCCCGCAGCCTCAGGTGCAGGCGCAACCACGGCCGGAACCGCGCCCGCAGCCTCAACCGCGCCCCGAGTTCCATCCGCAACCGGTGCAACAGGCGCAACAGCCGAGACCCGAGCCGCGCCCGCAACCGGCGCCTCAGCCACAGCCGCATCCCCAGCCGCCGCAGGTACAGCAGCCGCATCCCCAGCCCCAGCCTCATCAGGATCAGCATGCGAACGGCGGTCACGAAGAGCACCGCAAGAGCTAA
- a CDS encoding sigma-54 dependent transcriptional regulator → MRESPHLTTVTPLSGAGTRLSLAIPNETPPGRPEETPVGRETEGRQEFMNGTERLGAPLERTLVYVARVPDETLNAHLKGRGWTVVVARSAHELGRLLKPDVACAGIIDLTSFAIRDLPTLEGSLRQQQVGWIALATADRLTDPEARRLIRHYCFDYVKTPVANATIDYLVGHAFGMVSLCDPDMVASVPVCGDDEMVGTCEAMQQLFRTIRKVANTDASVFISGESGTGKELTALAIHERSPRRKAPFVPINCGSIPHHLLQSELFGYERGAFTGANQRKIGRVEAANGGTLFLDEIGDLPMESQASLLRFLQEGKIERLGGRESIAVDVRIISATHIDLENAMREGRFRADLFHRLCVLRVDEPPLRARGKDIEILAHHILHKFKTDSGRKIRGFTPSAIEAMYNYNWPGNVRELINRVRRAIVMAENKLISAEDLDLAHFTEQQTMSLSQAREAAEKRAIESALLRHRHRLNEAAADLGISRVTLYRLMGAHGLREANGQDDKGLTGDGEHHE, encoded by the coding sequence GTGCGCGAATCACCCCATCTGACTACCGTCACCCCGCTTTCAGGCGCCGGCACGCGCCTGTCGTTGGCCATCCCGAACGAGACGCCGCCGGGACGCCCAGAGGAAACGCCGGTCGGACGAGAGACGGAAGGCCGACAGGAATTCATGAACGGTACGGAACGCCTGGGCGCCCCGTTGGAACGCACGCTGGTGTATGTCGCGCGGGTGCCGGACGAAACGCTGAACGCCCATCTGAAAGGCCGCGGCTGGACGGTGGTGGTCGCGCGTTCCGCACACGAACTCGGCCGGCTGCTGAAGCCCGACGTGGCCTGCGCCGGCATCATCGATCTGACGAGCTTCGCCATACGCGACCTGCCGACGCTCGAAGGCAGTCTGCGGCAGCAGCAGGTGGGCTGGATCGCGCTCGCCACGGCGGACCGTCTCACCGATCCGGAAGCCCGGCGCCTCATCCGCCACTACTGCTTCGATTACGTGAAGACGCCGGTCGCGAACGCAACGATCGACTATCTGGTCGGTCATGCATTCGGCATGGTGTCGCTGTGCGATCCCGACATGGTTGCGAGCGTGCCGGTGTGCGGCGACGACGAAATGGTCGGCACCTGCGAAGCGATGCAACAGCTCTTCCGCACGATCCGCAAGGTCGCCAATACCGACGCGAGCGTGTTCATCTCCGGCGAGTCGGGCACCGGCAAGGAGCTGACAGCCCTTGCCATCCATGAACGCTCACCGCGTCGCAAGGCGCCGTTCGTGCCGATCAACTGCGGCTCGATTCCGCACCATCTGCTGCAATCCGAACTGTTCGGCTACGAGCGCGGCGCGTTCACGGGCGCCAACCAGCGCAAGATCGGGCGCGTCGAAGCGGCCAATGGCGGAACGCTCTTTCTCGACGAAATCGGCGACCTGCCGATGGAAAGCCAGGCAAGCCTGTTGCGCTTTCTGCAGGAAGGCAAGATCGAACGGCTTGGCGGCCGCGAGTCGATTGCAGTCGATGTGCGGATCATTTCCGCCACCCACATCGACCTCGAAAATGCGATGCGCGAAGGACGGTTCCGCGCGGACCTGTTTCACCGCCTGTGCGTGCTGCGCGTGGACGAGCCGCCGCTGCGCGCACGCGGCAAGGACATCGAGATTCTTGCGCATCACATCCTGCACAAGTTCAAGACCGACAGCGGGCGCAAGATTCGCGGCTTCACGCCGTCGGCCATCGAGGCGATGTACAACTACAACTGGCCGGGCAACGTGCGCGAGCTCATCAATCGCGTGCGGCGCGCAATCGTGATGGCCGAAAACAAGCTGATTTCAGCGGAGGATCTCGATCTCGCGCACTTCACCGAGCAGCAGACCATGAGCCTTTCGCAGGCGCGCGAAGCAGCCGAGAAGCGGGCGATCGAATCGGCGCTGCTGCGTCATCGCCACCGGCTGAACGAAGCGGCTGCCGACCTTGGCATTTCGCGCGTCACGCTATACCGGCTGATGGGCGCGCACGGTCTGCGCGAAGCAAACGGCCAGGACGACAAGGGGCTCACTGGCGACGGCGAGCATCACGAGTGA
- a CDS encoding dihydrofolate reductase, whose product MTTLTLIVARARNGVIGRDNQLPWRLPEDLAFFKRTTMGAPIIMGRKTHESIGRALPGRRNIVVTRDATRRFNGCDTVTSLDEALALAAQDQAPEAFLIGGAQLYDEGLQLADELVMTEISADFHGDATFPAPDPVLWEEVARETHRAHAPNEFDYAFVRYRRRGV is encoded by the coding sequence ATGACGACGCTCACCCTGATCGTCGCTCGCGCCCGCAACGGCGTGATCGGCCGCGACAACCAGCTGCCCTGGCGGCTGCCCGAAGATCTCGCCTTCTTCAAGCGCACGACAATGGGCGCGCCCATCATCATGGGCCGCAAGACCCATGAGTCGATCGGCCGCGCGCTGCCGGGACGCCGCAACATCGTCGTCACGCGCGACGCCACGCGGCGCTTCAACGGCTGCGACACCGTCACGAGCCTCGATGAGGCCCTTGCGCTCGCCGCGCAGGATCAGGCGCCCGAGGCGTTTCTGATCGGGGGCGCGCAACTCTATGACGAAGGACTCCAGCTCGCCGACGAGCTGGTGATGACCGAGATTTCCGCCGATTTCCACGGCGACGCGACGTTTCCCGCGCCCGATCCGGTTTTGTGGGAAGAAGTCGCACGCGAAACGCATCGCGCGCATGCGCCGAACGAATTCGATTACGCATTCGTCAGGTATCGGCGCAGGGGCGTTTGA
- a CDS encoding helix-turn-helix transcriptional regulator, giving the protein MPASLPDDLDQSHFPGLSRIGALLADPGRAAMLWALMDGSARPAGELTLIAGLSPSAASAHLARLTDGGLLALEVRGRHRYFRIASPDIAASIEALANVAQATAPQRPVPRPARTVPVEMRYARTCYDHMAGELAVRVFERMVGHGMLTLRGDTLDATPEGATRFADWGIEVDALQTRRRRFACTCPDWSERRPHLGGALGAALLDAWTTQGWVERTERPRILRITPTGHRHFDGFLAA; this is encoded by the coding sequence ATGCCCGCTTCGCTTCCCGACGATCTGGACCAAAGCCACTTTCCCGGCCTGAGCCGCATTGGCGCCCTGCTTGCCGACCCGGGCCGCGCCGCGATGCTGTGGGCACTGATGGACGGCAGCGCGCGGCCTGCGGGCGAATTGACGCTGATCGCGGGCCTGTCGCCGTCCGCCGCCAGCGCGCATCTCGCCCGTCTGACCGACGGCGGCCTGCTGGCGCTGGAAGTCCGCGGCCGACATCGCTATTTCCGCATCGCGTCGCCCGATATCGCCGCTTCCATCGAAGCGCTCGCCAATGTCGCGCAGGCCACCGCCCCGCAACGGCCGGTGCCGCGCCCCGCTCGCACGGTGCCGGTCGAGATGCGCTACGCGCGCACCTGCTACGACCATATGGCCGGCGAACTGGCCGTGCGCGTGTTCGAGCGAATGGTCGGCCATGGCATGCTGACGCTGCGCGGAGATACCCTCGATGCGACACCCGAAGGCGCCACCCGCTTTGCCGACTGGGGCATCGAGGTCGACGCCCTGCAAACGCGCCGGCGACGCTTCGCGTGTACCTGCCCGGACTGGAGCGAGCGACGGCCGCACCTTGGCGGTGCGCTCGGCGCGGCACTGCTCGACGCGTGGACGACGCAGGGCTGGGTCGAGCGGACCGAGCGGCCGCGCATCCTGAGGATTACGCCCACCGGGCATCGTCATTTCGACGGATTTCTTGCCGCCTGA
- a CDS encoding sigma-54 dependent transcriptional regulator, whose product MEPATRQLIYVTRDPSADLNTRFHQRGWHVEVVTSARDVRRAVRAGSAAGGLLDLSSRFQPHEIVGFEACLTMPNVGWVAATTPGQLQDAALRRLVRDYCFDYVTVPYSGDRIVDSVGHAYGMISLGEPASNDSGTTGNEGEMVGSCDAMLALFRSIRKVAMTDAPVFISGESGTGKELTAVAIHERSARRSAPFVPINCGAIPPHLLQSELFGYERGAFTGANQRKIGRVEAANGGTLFLDEIGDLPMESQASLLRFLQEGKVERLGGHGSTAVDVRIISATHVDMHTAMIEGRFRADLYHRLCVLQIDEPPLRARGKDIELLARHMLERFRKDASRRLRGFSPDAIAALHNYSWPGNVRELINRVRRAIVMSEGRAITARDLELADYVEIVPVSLAQAREAAERQAIELALLRHRGRLGDAAQELGISRVTLYRLLCSHGMRHMDGEPLTGHPDLPATIPHL is encoded by the coding sequence ATGGAACCCGCAACGCGGCAATTGATTTACGTTACTCGCGATCCCAGCGCGGATCTGAACACGCGCTTTCACCAGCGTGGCTGGCATGTCGAAGTCGTCACTTCGGCTCGTGATGTCCGTCGTGCCGTGCGTGCCGGGTCGGCGGCGGGTGGCTTGCTGGATCTGTCGAGCCGTTTCCAGCCACATGAGATTGTCGGTTTCGAAGCCTGTCTCACGATGCCCAACGTCGGCTGGGTCGCCGCGACCACGCCCGGGCAACTGCAGGATGCGGCGCTCCGCCGCCTTGTGCGCGACTACTGTTTCGATTACGTAACGGTCCCTTACTCCGGCGACAGGATCGTCGATTCGGTGGGCCACGCCTACGGCATGATCTCGCTCGGCGAGCCTGCCTCGAATGATTCGGGCACGACCGGCAACGAAGGCGAGATGGTCGGTTCGTGCGACGCGATGCTGGCGCTGTTCCGCTCGATCCGCAAGGTTGCCATGACCGACGCGCCGGTTTTCATCTCGGGCGAGTCGGGCACGGGCAAGGAGTTGACGGCGGTCGCCATTCACGAGCGCTCGGCCCGCCGCAGCGCGCCCTTTGTGCCGATCAACTGCGGTGCGATTCCGCCTCATTTGCTGCAATCGGAACTGTTCGGTTACGAGCGCGGCGCGTTCACGGGCGCCAACCAGCGCAAGATCGGACGCGTCGAAGCAGCCAACGGCGGAACGCTCTTTCTCGACGAAATTGGTGACCTGCCGATGGAAAGCCAGGCGAGCCTGTTGCGCTTTCTGCAGGAGGGCAAGGTCGAACGGCTTGGTGGCCACGGGTCGACTGCCGTCGATGTACGGATCATTTCCGCGACCCACGTCGATATGCATACAGCGATGATCGAAGGGCGCTTCCGCGCGGACCTTTATCACCGTCTGTGCGTCCTGCAGATCGACGAGCCGCCGCTGCGCGCGCGGGGCAAGGATATCGAGCTGCTGGCGCGCCACATGCTCGAACGCTTCCGCAAGGACGCGAGCCGGCGTCTGCGCGGTTTCTCACCGGACGCGATTGCCGCGCTGCATAACTACAGCTGGCCCGGCAATGTGCGCGAGCTGATCAACCGGGTGAGGCGCGCGATCGTGATGTCTGAAGGACGCGCGATCACGGCCCGCGATCTCGAACTCGCCGACTATGTCGAGATCGTGCCGGTATCGCTCGCGCAGGCCCGTGAAGCGGCTGAACGGCAGGCGATCGAACTGGCGCTGTTGCGGCATCGAGGTCGTCTTGGCGATGCAGCCCAGGAGCTCGGCATTTCGCGCGTGACGCTGTACCGGTTGTTGTGTTCGCACGGCATGCGGCACATGGACGGCGAGCCGCTCACGGGGCATCCCGACCTGCCCGCTACGATTCCGCATCTCTGA
- a CDS encoding MFS transporter, producing MSSTAVPPTAISADDPSGRRAARVLAVCQALYTSSVSIDLTLTGLVGYTLADDKALATLPFSLITIAAALTTIFASFLMARIGRRAGFVVGAAVGAAGGAISVYAIIHHSFWAFCAGTATVGVFQAFAQYYRLAAADAVGVHAKSRAISTVLAGGVVAAVLGPALAAWSRDWLAPVAFAGSYALVTVFGLASIVLLALLYRDVALPANVAAAVEPARPLGRIVRQPIFIAALANNALGYAVMMFVMTATPIAALACGHTIGDGAQIIQWHLVGMFAPSFFSARLIHRFGVLRVIGAGIALSAMCGVLALRSTDLPHFYVALACLGVGWNFMFVGGTTLLSQAYQPSERAKTQAASEFTTFAFSALGSLFAGQLLVRFGWQTINAAIFAPLAVAAMATLIFAWSRSRGRVAAASS from the coding sequence ATGTCGTCGACCGCCGTTCCTCCCACCGCCATTTCCGCCGATGATCCGTCGGGCCGCCGTGCGGCGCGCGTGCTGGCCGTATGTCAGGCGCTCTACACGTCGTCGGTCTCGATCGACCTGACCTTGACCGGTCTTGTCGGCTACACGCTCGCCGATGACAAGGCGCTCGCAACGCTCCCGTTCTCGCTGATCACCATCGCCGCTGCACTGACGACGATCTTCGCGTCGTTCCTGATGGCGCGGATCGGACGGCGCGCGGGATTTGTCGTGGGCGCGGCCGTCGGCGCTGCGGGCGGCGCGATCTCGGTGTACGCGATTATTCATCACAGCTTCTGGGCATTCTGTGCCGGCACCGCGACCGTGGGCGTATTCCAGGCGTTCGCGCAGTACTACCGGCTCGCCGCTGCAGACGCCGTCGGCGTCCACGCCAAAAGCCGTGCGATCTCGACTGTGCTGGCCGGGGGCGTGGTCGCCGCAGTGCTCGGTCCGGCGCTCGCTGCCTGGAGCCGCGACTGGCTCGCACCGGTTGCGTTCGCGGGCTCATATGCGCTGGTGACGGTCTTCGGGCTGGCGTCGATCGTTCTGCTCGCGCTGCTGTATCGCGATGTCGCGCTGCCAGCGAATGTTGCCGCCGCGGTGGAGCCGGCGCGTCCGCTTGGCCGGATCGTCCGGCAGCCGATCTTCATTGCCGCGCTCGCCAACAATGCACTCGGCTATGCCGTGATGATGTTCGTCATGACCGCGACGCCAATCGCGGCGCTCGCCTGCGGACACACCATCGGCGACGGTGCACAGATCATCCAGTGGCACCTCGTCGGTATGTTCGCGCCGTCGTTTTTTTCCGCGCGTCTGATCCACCGGTTTGGGGTGCTGCGCGTGATCGGCGCCGGCATTGCGCTGTCCGCCATGTGTGGCGTGCTCGCGCTGCGTTCGACCGATCTGCCGCACTTTTATGTCGCGCTCGCCTGCCTCGGCGTCGGTTGGAATTTCATGTTCGTCGGTGGCACCACGTTGCTGTCCCAGGCATACCAGCCGTCTGAGCGCGCAAAGACACAGGCCGCGAGCGAGTTCACCACGTTCGCGTTTTCCGCACTCGGTTCGCTCTTCGCGGGACAACTGCTGGTCCGCTTCGGCTGGCAGACCATCAACGCGGCGATCTTTGCGCCGCTCGCGGTCGCTGCCATGGCTACGCTGATTTTTGCCTGGTCGCGCTCGCGTGGTCGCGTAGCTGCGGCCTCTTCCTGA
- a CDS encoding C39 family peptidase, with amino-acid sequence MSGLVPPLASRFAIALGTCTLCAAAHAQAVIDTSTLTGVPLTKTVRSMKDIRYGHIVSQQFDYSCGAAALATLLKYGYGIDIPETELIRRMMVFSSPDVVVKNGFSMLDMKKFVETIGLRGRGYRVNTEALYHLQIPVMVLMNIGGYEHFVIVKHAQDGRIFIADPALGNRIVLEEDFAQTWNGLVFAVLGKPFLEDSPLLQNNESLALKLRANALANGTAATPFVEYGLSKADLF; translated from the coding sequence ATGTCCGGGCTTGTCCCACCTCTCGCATCACGATTTGCCATTGCGCTGGGAACTTGCACCTTGTGTGCGGCAGCCCACGCACAGGCGGTCATCGATACGTCTACTCTGACCGGCGTTCCGCTCACCAAAACGGTTCGCTCGATGAAGGACATCCGCTACGGCCACATCGTCAGCCAGCAGTTCGACTACAGCTGCGGCGCAGCGGCGCTCGCCACCCTTCTCAAGTACGGCTACGGCATCGACATCCCCGAGACGGAACTGATCCGCCGGATGATGGTGTTTTCATCGCCAGACGTCGTTGTGAAGAACGGCTTCTCGATGCTCGACATGAAGAAGTTCGTCGAGACGATCGGTTTGCGGGGGAGAGGATATCGGGTCAATACGGAGGCGCTGTACCACTTGCAGATTCCCGTCATGGTTCTGATGAATATCGGAGGGTACGAGCATTTCGTGATCGTCAAGCACGCGCAGGACGGCCGCATTTTCATTGCGGACCCTGCCCTCGGCAATCGCATCGTGCTCGAAGAGGACTTCGCGCAGACCTGGAACGGTCTCGTGTTTGCGGTCCTCGGAAAACCGTTTCTGGAGGATTCACCGCTGTTGCAGAACAACGAGTCGCTGGCCTTGAAGCTGCGCGCGAACGCGCTGGCGAACGGGACGGCGGCGACTCCATTTGTGGAATACGGCTTGTCCAAGGCAGACCTGTTCTGA